The genomic DNA TGCCGGTGTACCATACGATGCGACGTAAATTACTCACTATCGAGCGCTCCGCTGCGTGACATTCCGACGTATAGGCCGACGGTGAAAGTTCCGATCAAGCTGAAGCCAACTGCGATTAACATTGCGGTTCCCCCTTAAAAATTACGTTAAACGTAACTTGGTATATACTTACTATAATTCCGTTTAACGTAACTGTCAATGACTAAATTACATTTTGCGTAATTTTTTATTATCGGATATAATAACCCATAAAAGGGCAGGACTTGGAGGGCGTTAATGGAAAAGGTTATCGAGGTAAAGTTACGTCAGATATTGAAGGAAAAGGGCATCGGCCAAAAAGAGCTCGCAGAAAAGACCGGTTTGACCGAAAGAACGATCAGCGAGTTGTGTAATAATAAAATTCGACGCTATCCTAAAGACGCGCTTGAGAAAATAGTGAGCACTTTGAACCTGACGAGCATGGATACACTTATGGAAATTAAAGAAGCTGCATCGAACAAATAATCTGCTAAGAAATGCATATAAAAATTTAATCTTTCTTATGTCAGAAAAAAAGATGCGCCTTCAAAGGCGCATCTTTTTGTATTAGTTATTTTTCTTGTCTTCCTTAATTTCACGGCTATCTTTAGTGAAGTTTTCGTGAACCCATCGAGGCGGTGGTGGTGTAGGTTTTTCATTTTTTTCTTTATCGTTACTCATATTTTCCACTCCTTAAATCCTAAAATTAAGATAATGAGAATCATTTTCTATAATTCTAATATTTTGAACATCATCCTCTTGTTGATAGAAACTAGGGATAAAGCAACATAGTAAAAGTACTACAATGCAAAGTGATGTCGTTAATCCTTTTGTGGCAAGTCGAATTTTATCTATTTTACGTTCATTTTCTTCTACAAGCTTATCGGTAACTTCAATATAAATACTACAAAGATGCTTGTCTACCTCTTCCTGAGCTTTAATCATCGAGTCTTGATCTCCAAATCCCTGTTTTTTAAAATATTTATAATTATTATTGAAATATTTTAGTATATCCGATGGAATAGGCAGGTATCCATATTCATATTTAGTTAGTGCCCCTAATATGTGATAAACAGTCCTAGCAATTGCAATAAGCGCAAGCAAAAGTAAGATGTTTCCCCCCAAAAAAAGACAGACCCCGTAAGTTTGTTAATATTTTGAAGTGCAAAAACACATCCACCAATAAGTACAATTAAAATACCTATAGGCGTACTAAGTTTATTATTGTAGTTCTCTCTTCTCTCTTGTTCCTTATAGTAGAACTCTTTAAAGTATTCAACATTGGTTTCCATATGTCACAACCTCACACTATATATTACAATTATACCATATTGTGAAACATCGAATACGATTTATCTTGAATCACCATAAAATCATATAAACTATTCAGAAGATATACCTAAATGAACCTTATTTAATCAAT from Rossellomorea marisflavi includes the following:
- a CDS encoding helix-turn-helix domain-containing protein produces the protein MEKVIEVKLRQILKEKGIGQKELAEKTGLTERTISELCNNKIRRYPKDALEKIVSTLNLTSMDTLMEIKEAASNK